Proteins encoded by one window of Engraulis encrasicolus isolate BLACKSEA-1 chromosome 23, IST_EnEncr_1.0, whole genome shotgun sequence:
- the LOC134440693 gene encoding uncharacterized protein LOC134440693: MVVEQRITLKSTQDELKIIEAENAAMKERLVTSETKVGALERVNEAQEEKLANVKAENAAQQAELAVVKTRLSASEAEVVNMKMETAALSADLRSVADRLASTETDMEQLKMENAAQEAVLTAVKTRLVAVETEVEDLEKAIRAAPKVAFSAALNEGYTEAGATSLNVVFGRVITNFGQAYSSVSGFFTAPLVLGLSEHDSDGYFSYLSSGVTLELEVGDVINLVLPAGKRLYDDGWKYSTFSGFLLFPL; this comes from the exons atggtggtggagcaaAGAATCACTCTTAAATCCACTCAGGATGAGTTGAAGATAATAGAGGCTGAAAATGCAGCAATGAAGGAAAGACTGGTGACCAGTGAAACCAAAGTGGGGGCTCTGGAAAGGGTGAATGAAGCACAAGAGGAAAAGCTGGCAAATGTGAAGGCAGAAAATGCAGCACAGCAGGCAGAACTGGCAGTTGTGAAGACCAGACTGTCTGCCAGTGAAGCCGAGGTGGTCAACATGAAGATGGAGACTGCAGCACTGTCAGCTGATCTGAGGTCAGTGGCTGATAGACTGGCCTCCACTGAGACTGACATGGAGCAG CTGAAGATGGAAAATGCAGCACAAGAAGCAGTgctgacagcagtgaagaccagactggttGCCGTTGAGACTGAAGTGGAGGATTTGGAGAAAGCGATTAGAGCAGCCCCCAAGGTGGCATTCTCAGCAGCTTTGAACGAGGGGTACACAGAGGCTGGAGCTACTAGCTTAAATGTGGTCTTTGGCAGAGTCATCACCAATTTTGGACAGGCCTACAGCAGTGTGTCAGgtttcttcacagctcca TTAGTATTGGGATTGTCAGAGCATGACTCTGATGGCTATTTTTCCTATCTGTCCAGTGGAGTGACTCTGGAGCTGGAGGTGGGAGACGTAATTAACTTGGTTCTCCCTGCAGGCAAGAGGCTCTATGATGATGGGTGGAAGtacagcaccttcagtggcttcctgctcttccctctctga